A portion of the Bacillus thuringiensis genome contains these proteins:
- the ctsR gene encoding transcriptional regulator CtsR translates to MRNISDIIEQYLKQVIDLSNNNVIEIKRNEIADRFECVPSQINYVINTRFTLERGFVVESKRGGGGYIRIIKVKLHDDIDIIDQMLHMIDHSVAQGNAESMIIRLIEEGIITNREAKLMLSVIDRSVLSMDVPSRDELRARILCAMLRTLKYK, encoded by the coding sequence ATGAGAAATATATCTGATATCATTGAGCAATATCTAAAGCAAGTTATTGACTTAAGTAATAATAATGTGATTGAAATCAAGAGAAATGAGATTGCGGATCGATTCGAGTGCGTACCATCTCAAATCAATTATGTAATCAATACCCGTTTTACGTTAGAAAGAGGATTTGTAGTAGAAAGTAAACGTGGTGGAGGAGGTTACATTCGCATTATAAAAGTCAAGCTGCATGATGATATAGACATTATTGATCAAATGCTTCATATGATTGATCATAGCGTTGCGCAAGGGAATGCAGAAAGTATGATTATACGTTTAATAGAAGAGGGAATCATAACAAATCGTGAAGCGAAACTGATGTTAAGTGTAATAGACCGTTCTGTATTATCAATGGATGTTCCTTCTCGAGATGAACTTAGGGCTCGAATATTATGCGCAATGTTAAGAACACTGAAATATAAATAA
- a CDS encoding UvrB/UvrC motif-containing protein produces MTCQNCNIRPATLHYTKVINEKKAEVHLCEQCAEQSGYTSFFQSSQSNFSFHDLFAGLLHGESTMFEEGKNGFSNADIVRCPDCKMTYEQFTKVGRFGCSSCYDTFKEHLKPLLKRLHGGHTDHCGKIPERIEGNIHLKKELDELKLILKQYVQKEEFEKAAEVRDKIRGLEIQLSEHREGE; encoded by the coding sequence ATGACTTGTCAAAACTGTAACATAAGACCAGCAACTTTACATTATACAAAAGTAATTAACGAGAAGAAGGCGGAAGTTCATCTTTGTGAGCAATGTGCAGAGCAAAGTGGCTATACGTCTTTCTTTCAATCATCGCAGTCTAACTTTTCATTTCATGATTTATTTGCTGGTTTATTACACGGTGAATCAACAATGTTTGAAGAAGGAAAAAATGGATTTTCAAATGCAGATATAGTAAGGTGTCCAGATTGTAAGATGACATATGAACAATTTACAAAAGTTGGACGTTTTGGCTGTTCTTCTTGTTACGATACATTTAAGGAGCATTTAAAGCCATTATTAAAACGCCTTCACGGTGGGCATACAGATCATTGTGGAAAAATTCCGGAGCGTATAGAAGGAAATATCCACTTAAAGAAAGAATTAGATGAACTAAAACTCATTCTGAAACAATACGTACAGAAAGAGGAATTTGAGAAAGCTGCAGAGGTAAGAGATAAGATTCGAGGTCTTGAAATACAGCTTAGTGAGCATAGAGAGGGGGAATAG
- a CDS encoding protein arginine kinase — MSLDKIMNEAISPWMKGDGPDSDIVLSSRIRLARNFKQYQFSTMQNEEEAKQIHELFKKKFINKAVGSFGEFGLLKMNELTPLQRRVLVEKHLISPNLAGTEYGACLLSESEHISVMLNEEDHIRIQCLFSGLQLSEALQSANQIDNWIEKEVEYAFDESLGYITSCPTNVGTGLRASVMIHLPGLVLTKRISRIIQVIQKLGLVVRGIYGEGSEALGNIFQVSNQMTLGKSEEDIIADLKSVIQQIIQQEKMARELIVQNSSIELEDKVYRSYGILANSRLIQSAEAANCLSDVRLGIDLGYIKGISRNILTELMVLTQPGILQQYAGGPLGPEERDYRRATLIRERLRIEKN; from the coding sequence ATGTCACTGGACAAAATTATGAACGAAGCAATTAGTCCATGGATGAAGGGGGATGGCCCTGATTCTGATATTGTTTTAAGTAGTCGAATTCGTTTGGCTCGTAATTTTAAACAATATCAATTTTCCACTATGCAAAACGAAGAAGAAGCTAAACAGATTCATGAATTATTTAAAAAGAAATTTATAAATAAAGCGGTAGGATCCTTTGGGGAGTTTGGACTATTAAAGATGAATGAATTAACCCCTCTTCAAAGGAGAGTTTTAGTCGAAAAGCATTTAATTAGTCCAAATCTTGCAGGGACAGAATATGGAGCATGTCTACTATCAGAAAGTGAGCATATTAGTGTTATGCTTAATGAAGAAGACCATATTCGGATTCAGTGCCTATTTTCAGGATTACAGTTATCGGAGGCGCTTCAAAGTGCCAATCAAATAGATAATTGGATTGAGAAAGAAGTTGAATACGCTTTTGATGAATCACTTGGATATATTACGAGTTGTCCTACTAATGTTGGCACAGGGTTGAGAGCTTCTGTGATGATTCATTTACCGGGACTGGTTTTAACAAAAAGAATTAGCCGTATTATACAAGTAATTCAAAAATTAGGGTTAGTAGTAAGAGGAATATACGGTGAAGGTAGCGAAGCGTTAGGTAATATATTTCAAGTTTCAAATCAAATGACGCTAGGAAAGTCTGAAGAAGATATTATTGCAGATTTAAAGAGTGTCATTCAACAGATTATACAGCAAGAAAAAATGGCTAGAGAATTAATTGTACAAAATTCAAGTATTGAACTTGAAGATAAGGTTTATCGTTCTTACGGCATACTAGCAAACAGTCGTTTAATTCAATCTGCAGAAGCAGCTAATTGCTTATCGGATGTACGACTTGGTATTGATCTAGGATATATAAAAGGTATATCGAGAAATATTTTGACGGAGCTAATGGTTCTTACGCAACCAGGTATTTTACAACAATACGCAGGTGGACCTTTAGGGCCAGAAGAAAGAGATTATCGAAGAGCAACCTTAATCCGTGAGCGATTACGTATTGAAAAAAACTAA